From Algoriphagus sp. NG3, the proteins below share one genomic window:
- a CDS encoding DUF1080 domain-containing protein produces MNFFVIALLSILTVLASPPNKVDEDWELLLDSQLTNWENYLSYRHKPGYNGKVPTDENGKEVLPIGYNKDETGVFTVLEGEDGPVLRVSGEIYGSIFTKKSYKNYHLKLQVKWGEDKYEPRKDLLKDSGILYHSIGEAGVEYWRSWMLSQEFQVMEGHMGDFWCQASSAIDIRSFPSEGDKMSPVADSAQPFRSFQGGGDVFCLRSANFETPDNGWTTLELITFEGKSLHIVNGNVAMVLENSRYINEDGIEVPLIEGKIQLQSEAAEVFFKDIQIRPILELPMDYAGLFDE; encoded by the coding sequence ATGAACTTCTTTGTGATTGCATTACTATCTATTTTGACTGTTTTAGCGAGTCCTCCAAACAAAGTGGATGAGGATTGGGAGTTGCTGTTGGATAGCCAATTGACAAATTGGGAAAATTACCTCAGCTATAGACATAAACCCGGGTACAATGGAAAAGTACCAACAGATGAGAACGGAAAGGAAGTTTTGCCTATAGGGTACAACAAGGACGAGACTGGAGTATTTACCGTTTTGGAAGGGGAAGATGGACCTGTGTTGCGGGTAAGTGGAGAAATTTATGGCAGTATTTTTACCAAAAAATCATATAAAAATTATCACTTAAAACTTCAAGTTAAGTGGGGGGAAGACAAGTACGAACCTAGAAAGGATTTGCTTAAAGACTCTGGGATTTTGTATCATTCTATAGGGGAGGCCGGTGTAGAATATTGGCGTTCTTGGATGCTTTCGCAGGAATTTCAGGTGATGGAAGGCCACATGGGCGATTTCTGGTGTCAGGCCAGTTCTGCCATTGATATCCGGTCTTTTCCTTCAGAAGGGGATAAAATGAGTCCTGTAGCAGATAGCGCCCAACCTTTCCGTTCTTTTCAGGGTGGGGGGGATGTGTTCTGCCTGAGGTCAGCTAATTTTGAAACTCCCGATAATGGCTGGACTACCCTCGAACTTATCACTTTTGAAGGTAAGAGTCTGCATATCGTCAATGGGAATGTGGCCATGGTGTTGGAAAACTCCCGATATATAAATGAAGACGGTATAGAAGTTCCTCTTATAGAAGGAAAAATACAGCTTCAGAGTGAAGCCGCAGAGGTCTTTTTTAAAGACATACAAATTAGGCCTATTTTAGAATTACCAATGGACTATGCAGGTTTATTTGATGAGTAG
- the trxA gene encoding thioredoxin: MPKRNPKDVMLKSQDAVLVDFYADWCGPCQTMDPIIDEVLAELGGKIKLLKINIDKNPQLAQQFAVRSIPNYILFKKGKILWRKGGLITKRDLIHALKGFI; the protein is encoded by the coding sequence ATGCCCAAACGCAACCCGAAAGACGTAATGCTTAAAAGCCAAGATGCCGTTCTGGTAGATTTTTATGCGGATTGGTGTGGTCCGTGTCAGACCATGGATCCCATAATCGACGAAGTCCTGGCCGAACTAGGAGGGAAAATCAAGCTCCTAAAGATCAACATCGATAAAAACCCTCAGCTCGCCCAGCAATTTGCCGTTCGATCCATTCCCAATTACATTTTGTTTAAAAAAGGCAAAATCCTATGGAGAAAAGGGGGCTTGATTACCAAGCGGGATTTAATACATGCGCTCAAAGGCTTTATTTGA
- a CDS encoding OmpH family outer membrane protein: MIKVKVILSAVALLCVGLAAQAQDVKIGYTNVEFIMDLMPEMEQIASDIKDYETQLQTTMQLKGEDFQRQVQSYQQSMNSMTEDARAAKEKELTDLNASLEKMRSDSQVSYQRKLGELLSPVQNKVINAINAVAAENNYTHIFAESAGQSPVLLYTKEEDKFTELVLAKLGLEMPAAPAGN, from the coding sequence ATTGGCAGCTCAGGCGCAAGATGTAAAGATTGGTTATACCAACGTAGAATTTATCATGGATTTGATGCCGGAAATGGAGCAGATAGCTTCTGACATCAAGGATTATGAAACACAACTGCAGACTACCATGCAACTAAAAGGCGAAGATTTTCAGCGCCAGGTTCAATCTTATCAACAATCCATGAATTCCATGACTGAAGATGCAAGAGCTGCGAAAGAGAAGGAATTAACAGATCTTAATGCCTCATTAGAGAAAATGAGGTCTGATTCCCAAGTCAGCTACCAGAGAAAGCTGGGAGAATTGCTTTCTCCTGTCCAGAATAAAGTAATCAATGCAATCAATGCTGTGGCAGCAGAAAACAACTACACCCATATCTTTGCTGAATCCGCAGGTCAGTCACCTGTTCTTCTTTACACTAAAGAAGAAGATAAATTCACTGAATTAGTATTGGCGAAGCTAGGACTAGAAATGCCAGCTGCTCCTGCAGGTAATTAA